One segment of Panicum virgatum strain AP13 chromosome 3K, P.virgatum_v5, whole genome shotgun sequence DNA contains the following:
- the LOC120698527 gene encoding solute carrier family 35 member F2-like isoform X1: protein MEVKRDTWRLLFSLFLGQIVSFSMAISSFTTSVISSLGVDAPLAQSFLVYMLLALVYGTILLHRRQKLLIPWYWYLTLVFIDVPGNFLAIRAYQYSYITSINLLDCWTIPWVMILTRFALGTRYSFWQFVGAGTCMAGLSLVLLSDSNSPDVQDASKRPLLGDVLIIAATFCFAFSNVGEEYCVKKKDRIEFIAMLGIFGVLVTGIQIINHRSLFERKNLETINWSPKMISLFTGFAIAAFVFSTISSFVLKMSGSTMFNLSLLTTDIWAVAIRYFFYHQQVNWLYYLAFAVVAMGLIIYLRNESSSDDETAPSTTETTQYEQLSSEESGGANLDWQNRKHQEDDHTC from the exons ATGGAGGTCAAGAGGGATACATGGAGGTTGCTGTTCTCGCTCTTCCTCGGACAGATAGTCTCCTTCTCCATGGCCATCAGCAGCTTTACCACCTCTGTCATCAGCAGTCTCG GAGTTGACGCACCACTGGCACAATCATTCCTGGTATACATGTTGTTAGCTCTGGTTTACGGAACGATTCTTCTGCACCGACGACAAAAACTGCTT ATACCATGGTATTGGTACCTAACCCTTGTCTTCATCGATGTTCCGGGAAACTTTCTTG CTATCAGGGCATACCAGTACTCATACATCACCAGCATAAACTTGTTGGACTGTTGGACTATTCCATGGGTCATGATCCTCACCAGGTTTGCACTAGGCACAAGATACTCTTTTTGGCAATTTGTAGGAGCAGGCACTTGCATGGCAGGACTCTCCCTAGTACTCCTCTCAGATTCAAATTCGCCAGATGTTCAAG ATGCAAGTAAAAGACCACTTCTCGGAGATGTCCTTATCATTGCTGCCACATTTTGTTTTGCGTTTAGCAATGTCGGGGAG GAATACTGTGTCAAGAAGAAAGACCGAATTGAATTCATTGCAATGCTTGGAATCTTTGGGGTGCTTGTCACAGGAATTCAGAT CATAAACCACAGATCTCTTTTTGAGAGGAAGAACCTAGAGACAATCAACTGGTCTCCAAAAATG ATAAGTCTTTTCACAGGATTTGCTATAGCAGCTTTTGTGTTCTCAACCATTAGTTCTTTTGTTCTTAAG ATGAGTGGATCAACTATGTTTAACCTCTCACTCTTAACAACTGACATATGGGCGGTCGCCATTCGGTATTTCTTCTATCATCAGCAG GTAAATTGGCTCTACTACTTAgcatttgcagttgtagccatGGGACTGATCATCTACTTGCGGAA TGAGAGTTCTTCAGATGACGAGACAGCTCCAAGTACAACAGAAACAACTCAGTATGAACAACTTTCAAGTGAGG
- the LOC120698527 gene encoding solute carrier family 35 member F2-like isoform X2 translates to MEVKRDTWRLLFSLFLGQIVSFSMAISSFTTSVISSLGVDAPLAQSFLVYMLLALVYGTILLHRRQKLLIPWYWYLTLVFIDVPGNFLAIRAYQYSYITSINLLDCWTIPWVMILTRFALGTRYSFWQFVGAGTCMAGLSLVLLSDSNSPDVQDASKRPLLGDVLIIAATFCFAFSNVGEEYCVKKKDRIEFIAMLGIFGVLVTGIQISLFERKNLETINWSPKMISLFTGFAIAAFVFSTISSFVLKMSGSTMFNLSLLTTDIWAVAIRYFFYHQQVNWLYYLAFAVVAMGLIIYLRNESSSDDETAPSTTETTQYEQLSSEESGGANLDWQNRKHQEDDHTC, encoded by the exons ATGGAGGTCAAGAGGGATACATGGAGGTTGCTGTTCTCGCTCTTCCTCGGACAGATAGTCTCCTTCTCCATGGCCATCAGCAGCTTTACCACCTCTGTCATCAGCAGTCTCG GAGTTGACGCACCACTGGCACAATCATTCCTGGTATACATGTTGTTAGCTCTGGTTTACGGAACGATTCTTCTGCACCGACGACAAAAACTGCTT ATACCATGGTATTGGTACCTAACCCTTGTCTTCATCGATGTTCCGGGAAACTTTCTTG CTATCAGGGCATACCAGTACTCATACATCACCAGCATAAACTTGTTGGACTGTTGGACTATTCCATGGGTCATGATCCTCACCAGGTTTGCACTAGGCACAAGATACTCTTTTTGGCAATTTGTAGGAGCAGGCACTTGCATGGCAGGACTCTCCCTAGTACTCCTCTCAGATTCAAATTCGCCAGATGTTCAAG ATGCAAGTAAAAGACCACTTCTCGGAGATGTCCTTATCATTGCTGCCACATTTTGTTTTGCGTTTAGCAATGTCGGGGAG GAATACTGTGTCAAGAAGAAAGACCGAATTGAATTCATTGCAATGCTTGGAATCTTTGGGGTGCTTGTCACAGGAATTCAGAT ATCTCTTTTTGAGAGGAAGAACCTAGAGACAATCAACTGGTCTCCAAAAATG ATAAGTCTTTTCACAGGATTTGCTATAGCAGCTTTTGTGTTCTCAACCATTAGTTCTTTTGTTCTTAAG ATGAGTGGATCAACTATGTTTAACCTCTCACTCTTAACAACTGACATATGGGCGGTCGCCATTCGGTATTTCTTCTATCATCAGCAG GTAAATTGGCTCTACTACTTAgcatttgcagttgtagccatGGGACTGATCATCTACTTGCGGAA TGAGAGTTCTTCAGATGACGAGACAGCTCCAAGTACAACAGAAACAACTCAGTATGAACAACTTTCAAGTGAGG
- the LOC120698527 gene encoding solute carrier family 35 member F2-like isoform X3, whose product MEVKRDTWRLLFSLFLGQIVSFSMAISSFTTSVISSLGVDAPLAQSFLVYMLLALVYGTILLHRRQKLLIPWYWYLTLVFIDVPGNFLDASKRPLLGDVLIIAATFCFAFSNVGEEYCVKKKDRIEFIAMLGIFGVLVTGIQIINHRSLFERKNLETINWSPKMISLFTGFAIAAFVFSTISSFVLKMSGSTMFNLSLLTTDIWAVAIRYFFYHQQVNWLYYLAFAVVAMGLIIYLRNESSSDDETAPSTTETTQYEQLSSEESGGANLDWQNRKHQEDDHTC is encoded by the exons ATGGAGGTCAAGAGGGATACATGGAGGTTGCTGTTCTCGCTCTTCCTCGGACAGATAGTCTCCTTCTCCATGGCCATCAGCAGCTTTACCACCTCTGTCATCAGCAGTCTCG GAGTTGACGCACCACTGGCACAATCATTCCTGGTATACATGTTGTTAGCTCTGGTTTACGGAACGATTCTTCTGCACCGACGACAAAAACTGCTT ATACCATGGTATTGGTACCTAACCCTTGTCTTCATCGATGTTCCGGGAAACTTTCTTG ATGCAAGTAAAAGACCACTTCTCGGAGATGTCCTTATCATTGCTGCCACATTTTGTTTTGCGTTTAGCAATGTCGGGGAG GAATACTGTGTCAAGAAGAAAGACCGAATTGAATTCATTGCAATGCTTGGAATCTTTGGGGTGCTTGTCACAGGAATTCAGAT CATAAACCACAGATCTCTTTTTGAGAGGAAGAACCTAGAGACAATCAACTGGTCTCCAAAAATG ATAAGTCTTTTCACAGGATTTGCTATAGCAGCTTTTGTGTTCTCAACCATTAGTTCTTTTGTTCTTAAG ATGAGTGGATCAACTATGTTTAACCTCTCACTCTTAACAACTGACATATGGGCGGTCGCCATTCGGTATTTCTTCTATCATCAGCAG GTAAATTGGCTCTACTACTTAgcatttgcagttgtagccatGGGACTGATCATCTACTTGCGGAA TGAGAGTTCTTCAGATGACGAGACAGCTCCAAGTACAACAGAAACAACTCAGTATGAACAACTTTCAAGTGAGG